CAAAACATGAGCTTGCTGATCTATTGATCTTTCTAGGAATTGTGGATgcgttttaaaattattgacaTTGTTGGCtttcattttttgggttttctccTCCATGTAAGAGATATGTATGAGATTGATGCtgtcctttttattattaacaataaaaaaaaccacattTGGGTGCAGATAAAATGCCTCGGTATGATGACCGCCATGGGAGTACCCGTCTTTATGTTGGTCGTTTGTCTTCTCGGACAAGGTCACGTGATCTGGAAGACCTATTTAGTAGATATGGAAGGTAATGTTAAATGCTGTTTGATAATCAAGTGATGTTTTATGTCAGTAATGAACAATACAGTAACATGCCACTTTAAGAAGTAGCATTATCCAAAGTGAgcttttctcattttatttttctttaataatttgttaaatcCTGGGCTATGTTTTCTTTAAGCAGACTctgtttatattttattaaaagagacTCATTTATTTCTGACTCTATTACAATgttaatgttattttaattttgtcttGCTTTTAACCATGTTGTGCATTCTATCTAAGATGCATCATCTTGTCTTGGTGGATTAGTGGTCTTTGGTAGTGGTTTTAGGGgttaatttaaatttagggGTGTGAGCAATAACAGAGTCTTTGCCAAGCCTTTTCTGTGCTTGACATTGAATCTTCATTATACTAGCTGTGTGAGAATGTTGCACCCTTCCACGTGTCTGTAATTTAACTCAAATGATCTTGTTGAAGGTTTCTGGACTTTTTCCTAACCTGGAGGTCTATGGTGAGAGGTTGCCCATGGTGGAATTGGTGGATATTCTTGCCCAGTGTATAGGGGGACCATGGCGATTCTTTCTATAATGTTATTGCGTGTTTTTATGGAAATGGCAACAATCTCAAAGTGGTGTTTAGTTCATCTGTGAGGGGCGAAGTATCAACCCTTCGGTACTTATGTCATGATGGCCTTATTGTTTCTGGAACCCGTTTACGCAGAGTACGCGATGTGGACATGAAGCACGACTTTGCCTTTGTTGTATGTACTTCTcactttgttatttttttttctctcactatTATATATTCTTATCTATTTTATTGCTTATTTAATGAATATATTTCTTCACTAAATCATCCTTGTCTTGCAAATATGATCGTCtgtgtttctttcttcttttgtgtCACTCCTAATGGCAGGAATTCAGTGATCCGCGAGATGCCGATGATGCAAGGTATAGCTTGAATGGTCGGGATTTCGATGGAAGTCGTATAATAGTAGAATTTGCTAAGGGGGTAAGTTATATGTAGTATAttgcttttgttttgatttcctgattatttttatttgagttttatgaagtatttgtttttctttgtattcttTTATACATCTATGTAAGTGTATTATAGAGTTTGTGTCATATGAGTTATTAGTTGAAGgctatttatttgattttatattttttgctaTTGCGAATTCCTCATTTACAACTATGAATAATCAAGTACCCATTTAAGTTGGATACAATGCATTTGATACATGGATTGACACATTTTGTGTTGGAGTGATAATCCAGGTTAAATATTTTGTGTTGGGGAATAGAGAAATCCAATGGAATGCCATCTTTTGTTTTACCCCTTGTTTCATTATCTCCAAACATTATCAGTTGgctgtattttttaaaatctactaATTGTGATGTATCGTCCAAACTctgtaggttttttttttcatagattttAGGTTAAATTGCAAAAAAGGAATATTTCTtggtaaaatataaattaaataaaatctataaaaaagaaaacaaaaaaagaacatTAATAACCTAGAAAAgataattttgttgaaaaagaaatattaatgaattaataatgttgaatgaaaaaaaaatcttctaacACTGGAGAAGATCTAAGAAATGGCTAGTTATTTCAATCTCTTCCAACTTGCCATTTCAGTTTGATTTTCAAAACACATTTTATTCTCTCCTGATCTTTCCAGTGGATCACAACTTTCTCATTTTGACTTAAAAAGTGGTTAATTGTTGAGTTTTTGTAGGGTCCACGCGGTCCTGGTGGGTCTCGTGAGTATCTTGGCAGAGGTCCTCCACCTGGATCAGGTCGCTGCTTTAACTGTGGAATTGATGGCCATTGGGCTCGAGATTGCAAAGCTGGTGATTGGAAGAACAAGTGTTACCGCTGTGGGGAACGGGGCCATATAGAAAGAAATTGTCAGAATAGTCCGAAGAAGCTAAAGTATGCTGATCTTTTATGGTGTTTCTGCCTTTTTTTTCCCAGCACAATGGTTTTGATAGCCTTATTATGAAAATACATATCAATGGGCTCATTTTGTGGGACAGGCGTGGACGTAGTTATTCTCGGTCTCCATCTCCTCGTCGTGGTCGGAGCCGGAGCCGAAGCAGAAGTCGTAGTTACAGCAGGAGCCGCAGTTACAggttccttttttctttttcatctattgctatcatccttttttttatttatttatcagaACTGATAGAAATGTCATGAGGCAAATGGATATTCCTTAGATATGtgcttataaattaaaattttgccTCCAGTCAACCCAGATCATCTCCTAAGAGGGAGCGAAGTGCTGAGCGTCTGGAGAGAAGATCTAGGAGCCCTCATGACAGCAGGAGCCCTAAGCGGCGCAAGGCATCACCACCACCATCAAAGGGAAGGAAACGCAGTCCAACACCTGATGAGAGGAGCCCAAAAGAGAGAAGCCCCTCCCCAAGGGATCGTAAGCAGACCACCAATGGTTCAGACTACAGTGACAGCCCCAGGGTGAAGAGCAGAAGCCCTGCACTTGACGCTGAAAGAGACAGCCCAAGAGATAGGAATTACAGGAGGAGCCCTGATGAAGAAAATGGCCACAGCCGCAGCCCTAGTCCCATTCCTAGGGACGATGCAAGTCCTGTTGATGATGATGAGTAACGAGTAATCAGGGTTCATCAATAGAGTAGATCAGGCCCAAAAGCCAGTTTGTGGAACTTTCTCTATTTTATGGTTGGATTGCATTTTCAAGTAGCTGTAAACATTGGTAGTGAGATTTGATTTCctaaatgtttttttctttaagcgAACAGCTCTTTGGAACAATTTGTCATCTGGATCTGGTTTATGCGAGAACAGGTACTTGGATTCTGGACCTGGTTTTTAAGTGGAACAACCATGGACAATTTGTGGTATTCGCGTATATTTATAGTACCTGAGGTATTGGTTAAATATCTTCTTTGAAAATTATCGAATTATTttgattcaattatttaatgactttaaAATAGCGGGATCAACAGTtataaaatacttcaaaaacaTCTGGATCGGGGGAGGTTAATCCAAAATGCCCAGAACTGTCTTGTTGTCAGGCTTGAGCAGTAAGAATAAAAGTAAATAGTTGGGGATTTTGGGTATACAGATTACCGTTGATTTTATCAAGGCCTTAATATAATCAGTTGGTTTGAGGCGTGAGAACATAAGTAAAGAAACCACCTTGCCACTGTAAACCGTTCAAACCACCAATGTTCTAAGAGCATAGCTGTGAGGGTTCGGGTCGTAACATCA
This DNA window, taken from Vitis riparia cultivar Riparia Gloire de Montpellier isolate 1030 chromosome 13, EGFV_Vit.rip_1.0, whole genome shotgun sequence, encodes the following:
- the LOC117929109 gene encoding serine/arginine-rich splicing factor RS2Z32-like isoform X1; translated protein: MPRYDDRHGSTRLYVGRLSSRTRSRDLEDLFSRYGRVRDVDMKHDFAFVEFSDPRDADDARYSLNGRDFDGSRIIVEFAKGGPRGPGGSREYLGRGPPPGSGRCFNCGIDGHWARDCKAGDWKNKCYRCGERGHIERNCQNSPKKLKRGRSYSRSPSPRRGRSRSRSRSRSYSRSRSYSQPRSSPKRERSAERLERRSRSPHDSRSPKRRKASPPPSKGRKRSPTPDERSPKERSPSPRDRKQTTNGSDYSDSPRVKSRSPALDAERDSPRDRNYRRSPDEENGHSRSPSPIPRDDASPVDDDE
- the LOC117929109 gene encoding serine/arginine-rich splicing factor RS2Z33-like isoform X2 translates to MKHDFAFVEFSDPRDADDARYSLNGRDFDGSRIIVEFAKGGPRGPGGSREYLGRGPPPGSGRCFNCGIDGHWARDCKAGDWKNKCYRCGERGHIERNCQNSPKKLKRGRSYSRSPSPRRGRSRSRSRSRSYSRSRSYSQPRSSPKRERSAERLERRSRSPHDSRSPKRRKASPPPSKGRKRSPTPDERSPKERSPSPRDRKQTTNGSDYSDSPRVKSRSPALDAERDSPRDRNYRRSPDEENGHSRSPSPIPRDDASPVDDDE